In the genome of bacterium, one region contains:
- a CDS encoding cupin domain-containing protein → MNNDAVSIAPHLHKVIHENDKVRILEVTVKPGDSAEMHTHPDNVITVLQGGSLEMASSDGTVKTIELITGTSFFSPASEHSVKNNSDSEVKVIQVELK, encoded by the coding sequence ATGAACAACGACGCAGTATCAATCGCCCCGCATTTGCATAAAGTCATTCACGAAAACGACAAAGTCAGAATTTTAGAAGTGACAGTTAAGCCTGGCGACAGCGCAGAAATGCACACTCACCCGGACAATGTTATTACTGTCTTGCAAGGTGGTAGCTTAGAAATGGCCAGCTCGGACGGGACCGTAAAAACTATCGAGCTGATTACAGGAACATCCTTCTTCTCCCCTGCCAGTGAGCACTCCGTGAAGAATAACAGCGACAGCGAAGTTAAGGTCATTCAGGTGGAGTTGAAATAG
- a CDS encoding PD-(D/E)XK nuclease family protein produces MSQYYQAKRVKNLYNPSDKQPFKLSRSKLELFLNCPRCFYMDRRLGVGQPPGFPFNLNSAVDHLLKKEFDVHRAKNTKHPLMEHYGVDAVPFAHANMDQWRENFVGVQALHKDTNLLIFGAVDDLWTNPAGELIVVDYKATSKDSEVNLDAEWQRGYKNQMEIYQWLLRQNGFDVNPTGYFVYCNGKRDAEAFDGKLEFDIKLIPYTGDDSWVDGVIQKAKQCLDGELPTYAPTCDYCAYRQAAGGVEGAAKGTAPNNVLSHTPSAETTVTKVKAKRTSWEAAKAKVAKSAKRPAPPAGSAPLF; encoded by the coding sequence ATGTCTCAATACTATCAGGCTAAGCGAGTTAAAAATTTATATAATCCGAGCGATAAACAGCCTTTTAAATTGTCGCGCAGCAAGTTGGAATTATTCCTCAACTGCCCGCGTTGTTTTTACATGGACCGCCGCTTGGGAGTAGGGCAGCCTCCTGGTTTTCCGTTTAATCTTAACTCCGCGGTCGACCATCTTCTTAAAAAGGAATTCGATGTTCACCGCGCTAAAAACACCAAGCATCCGTTAATGGAACATTACGGCGTAGACGCGGTGCCGTTTGCTCACGCCAACATGGACCAGTGGCGCGAGAACTTCGTGGGTGTTCAGGCTCTTCACAAAGACACTAACCTTCTTATTTTCGGTGCCGTCGACGACCTCTGGACCAATCCGGCAGGGGAGTTAATAGTGGTAGACTACAAAGCCACTTCCAAAGACAGTGAAGTGAACTTGGATGCCGAATGGCAGCGCGGTTATAAAAATCAGATGGAAATTTATCAGTGGCTGTTACGCCAAAATGGTTTTGATGTAAACCCGACCGGTTACTTTGTATACTGCAACGGCAAGCGTGATGCCGAAGCTTTCGATGGCAAACTCGAATTCGACATCAAACTTATCCCTTACACCGGCGACGACAGCTGGGTAGACGGCGTTATTCAAAAAGCTAAACAATGCTTGGACGGCGAGCTTCCGACTTACGCTCCAACTTGCGACTACTGCGCATACAGGCAAGCTGCGGGCGGGGTTGAGGGCGCAGCAAAAGGCACCGCGCCTAACAATGTCTTATCACACACCCCAAGCGCGGAAACAACTGTCACAAAAGTTAAAGCCAAGCGCACCAGCTGGGAAGCGGCTAAAGCCAAAGTGGCTAAATCGGCAAAAAGACCTGCTCCCCCTGCTGGTTCGGCACCTCTTTTTTAA
- a CDS encoding YbaB/EbfC family nucleoid-associated protein — translation MGIFDKLKDVNEMRKQAKQIEMMLASEEVIGKSSGSKIEIIIDGNQNVKSVKVDDSIVGDRGDIARNIREALEDLNKKHKKMLQGKFGSMMQ, via the coding sequence ATGGGAATATTCGATAAACTCAAAGATGTAAACGAAATGCGCAAGCAGGCCAAGCAGATCGAAATGATGCTGGCTAGCGAAGAAGTGATAGGTAAATCTTCTGGCAGCAAGATAGAAATTATTATCGATGGCAATCAGAATGTAAAAAGCGTGAAAGTTGATGATTCTATTGTTGGAGATAGGGGAGACATCGCCCGCAACATTCGCGAAGCGCTGGAAGACTTAAACAAGAAGCATAAAAAAATGCTGCAGGGAAAATTCGGCAGCATGATGCAGTAA
- a CDS encoding tRNA-specific 2-thiouridylase: MLKTAKKAKSMAKSNKSKAKTTKKASKGRVLMALSGGIDSAVSAYKLIQAGYEVEAAFMKNWSSTNGLKYDGCPWLTDRQDALRVAAFLGIPMHTLNFEKEYEKTVMDYFFTEYKAGRTPNPDVMCNKEIKFKLLYKWAMKNGFDYMATGHYAQVKPIKDVLAGARRTSYTLTNSGAVDNSKMTKGSGNRSKTNRLSTSASSLNLNPSNSSDQLYALVRSADDFKDQTYFIYNILQSQLPHLLFPIGGLKKSAVKNLARRLKLPNADKKESMGLCFVGQIRLKDFLEQKLKIKPGPIVDINAPKSAGVAGKGRQQKIGEHQGLAFYTVGQRQGIRVGQNGPWFVVRKELKTNTLFVTNNPNDKALETKQVEIHSVNWISKPLALSPEFKAGSKNSLKSKGFAALGRYRHQGTLEKITIFELSKGHYKVEFARPQKAVASGQSLVLYDGKVCLGGGVIV, from the coding sequence ATGCTGAAAACAGCTAAAAAAGCCAAATCCATGGCTAAGTCTAATAAATCCAAGGCCAAAACCACCAAAAAAGCCTCTAAGGGACGCGTTTTAATGGCGCTGTCAGGCGGAATTGATTCAGCGGTATCTGCGTATAAATTAATTCAAGCAGGTTACGAAGTTGAGGCCGCATTTATGAAAAACTGGTCTTCGACTAACGGTTTAAAATATGACGGATGCCCGTGGCTTACAGATCGCCAAGATGCGCTGCGCGTGGCGGCGTTTTTGGGCATACCCATGCATACCTTAAACTTCGAAAAAGAATACGAAAAGACTGTCATGGATTATTTCTTTACCGAATACAAAGCCGGACGAACGCCGAATCCGGATGTAATGTGCAACAAAGAAATCAAATTTAAATTGCTGTACAAGTGGGCTATGAAAAACGGTTTTGATTATATGGCGACCGGTCATTATGCTCAGGTTAAGCCTATAAAGGACGTGTTGGCAGGCGCGCGTCGCACAAGCTATACACTAACTAACTCAGGGGCTGTGGATAACTCAAAAATGACCAAGGGGAGTGGTAATCGCTCAAAAACCAACCGTCTGAGCACTTCCGCTAGTTCTTTGAATCTGAACCCGTCTAACAGCAGCGATCAATTGTATGCCCTCGTTCGGAGCGCCGATGATTTTAAAGATCAAACTTATTTCATCTATAATATTCTGCAATCGCAACTCCCCCATCTGCTCTTCCCTATCGGCGGATTAAAAAAATCGGCCGTCAAGAATTTAGCGCGCAGGCTCAAGCTGCCGAACGCCGATAAAAAAGAAAGTATGGGGCTATGTTTTGTTGGCCAGATTCGCCTTAAGGATTTTCTCGAACAGAAATTAAAAATTAAACCCGGACCGATTGTCGATATCAACGCGCCCAAGTCTGCGGGTGTGGCAGGCAAGGGTCGCCAGCAAAAAATTGGTGAGCATCAGGGTCTGGCATTTTATACCGTTGGCCAGCGTCAAGGCATTCGCGTCGGCCAAAACGGCCCGTGGTTTGTGGTGCGCAAAGAGCTTAAGACCAACACCTTGTTCGTGACCAATAATCCTAATGATAAAGCTTTAGAGACTAAGCAGGTAGAAATTCATAGTGTTAACTGGATCAGTAAGCCTCTTGCCCTCTCCCCGGAGTTTAAGGCGGGTTCGAAGAACAGTCTGAAATCTAAAGGCTTCGCTGCGCTGGGCCGCTACCGCCATCAAGGCACTTTAGAAAAGATCACTATTTTCGAATTGAGCAAAGGCCATTATAAGGTTGAATTTGCCAGGCCTCAGAAGGCTGTGGCTAGCGGACAGAGTTTAGTTTTATACGACGGGAAAGTTTGTTTGGGAGGCGGGGTAATAGTATAA
- a CDS encoding Maf family protein has protein sequence MKLILGSESIFRKRLLERAGFEDFEVIAPRIDEKAIRDEDPKQLVLKLGIAKSMAVENNINSLKDHLGLDAREFIIITSDQVAVRERDGAILEKPLTKNNLPDKDMAVAYLRSYIDSPVIFYTSLVCYHVAKKLRTSQVVENWVEFLPFSESEIKKLVSWGSTYKACGALAGGIPGDPASEIVDSHIVGLSGDPTAVVGLPIAALKSYLRAIDFPVPRATFSPFTFGPMSHVKSRC, from the coding sequence ATGAAGCTTATATTGGGATCGGAATCAATATTCCGAAAACGGCTTTTAGAAAGAGCTGGGTTTGAGGATTTTGAGGTTATTGCACCGCGGATTGATGAAAAAGCGATTCGTGATGAGGATCCAAAACAGCTAGTGCTTAAGCTGGGTATCGCAAAATCAATGGCAGTGGAGAACAATATTAATTCTCTCAAGGATCATTTAGGATTGGATGCTAGAGAATTTATTATTATCACCAGCGATCAGGTTGCGGTCCGCGAAAGGGATGGCGCAATTTTGGAAAAGCCGCTGACGAAGAACAATCTTCCCGACAAGGATATGGCGGTCGCTTACCTGCGTAGCTATATCGACAGCCCAGTTATTTTTTACACATCACTGGTCTGCTATCACGTGGCAAAAAAGTTGCGCACCAGCCAGGTGGTTGAAAATTGGGTTGAATTCTTGCCATTTAGCGAGAGTGAAATTAAGAAGCTTGTTAGCTGGGGCAGCACTTATAAGGCGTGTGGCGCCTTAGCTGGAGGCATTCCTGGCGACCCGGCTAGCGAGATCGTCGATTCGCATATTGTGGGCTTATCTGGCGACCCGACTGCTGTAGTTGGCTTGCCGATTGCTGCCTTAAAAAGCTATTTGCGGGCCATCGACTTTCCGGTTCCTCGAGCAACTTTTAGTCCGTTCACGTTCGGGCCTATGTCTCATGTAAAAAGCAGGTGTTAA
- a CDS encoding NADP-dependent oxidoreductase produces MELNNKLKKVNNMKAVQIKQYGGTEAIEITSDTSTPTVQSGQVVVEVHAASLNRIDSAIRSGYLQQMMPINFPSTLGGDFAGVVTEVGEGVTGLSIGDEVYGQAGALLGGSGSLAEFTAAPSGKVAKKPTSVDMNQAASLPLVGASAIQGIEEHINIQSGQKILIQGGAGGIGSLAIQLAKLRGAYVATTVATDDIEFAKSLGADEVIDYKTQDFTTIIKDYDAAFVTAQPTLEGSVKAVKKGGIVVSMVGPADEAMAKEHEVTVIPQMTQTSTEQLTRLAELVDSGKVKPQVDKVFTLDQIKEAFDFFEKNNPRGKVVVTIK; encoded by the coding sequence ATGGAATTAAACAACAAGCTAAAAAAGGTAAATAATATGAAAGCAGTTCAAATAAAACAATACGGGGGCACTGAAGCAATTGAAATAACAAGCGACACCTCTACCCCAACCGTTCAATCCGGCCAAGTTGTGGTAGAAGTTCACGCAGCCAGTCTTAATCGTATTGATAGCGCCATTCGTTCAGGGTACTTACAGCAAATGATGCCAATAAATTTCCCCTCAACCTTAGGTGGTGATTTTGCAGGCGTTGTAACTGAAGTCGGCGAAGGTGTGACGGGTTTGAGCATTGGCGATGAAGTATATGGCCAAGCAGGTGCGCTACTTGGCGGATCAGGATCTCTGGCTGAATTTACAGCCGCTCCAAGCGGTAAGGTAGCTAAAAAGCCTACTTCAGTTGATATGAACCAAGCAGCCTCCCTCCCCCTTGTAGGTGCAAGTGCTATCCAAGGAATTGAAGAACATATTAACATTCAAAGTGGACAGAAAATCCTCATTCAGGGTGGAGCTGGTGGCATTGGATCACTCGCAATTCAGTTAGCTAAACTTCGTGGGGCGTATGTAGCGACCACCGTTGCCACGGACGACATTGAGTTTGCAAAATCACTAGGAGCAGATGAAGTCATTGACTATAAAACGCAAGACTTCACTACCATTATTAAAGATTACGATGCCGCATTCGTTACTGCCCAGCCAACACTCGAAGGATCAGTTAAGGCAGTTAAAAAAGGTGGTATTGTAGTATCTATGGTAGGCCCAGCTGATGAAGCAATGGCTAAAGAGCATGAGGTCACTGTCATACCTCAAATGACCCAAACATCGACGGAACAACTTACTAGATTAGCAGAGTTGGTTGATAGCGGAAAAGTTAAACCGCAGGTAGACAAGGTGTTTACTCTGGATCAGATAAAAGAGGCTTTCGACTTTTTTGAAAAGAACAATCCTCGTGGCAAAGTAGTAGTTACAATTAAATAA
- a CDS encoding winged helix-turn-helix transcriptional regulator → MSELCDEIEKLGKGIGNASRYKIVEALFNEAKTVGQLVKAVKISQSAMSQHLKTLKLYNIVIDERKGQEVYYRLNAEYTLKLLKSLSDGIKQQAKKGK, encoded by the coding sequence ATGTCAGAATTATGCGATGAAATTGAAAAATTAGGTAAAGGTATTGGCAACGCCTCACGCTACAAAATAGTCGAGGCATTGTTTAATGAGGCTAAAACGGTAGGCCAATTGGTTAAAGCCGTGAAAATCAGCCAATCGGCAATGTCACAGCACCTAAAAACGCTGAAATTATACAACATTGTTATTGATGAAAGAAAAGGCCAAGAGGTCTACTATCGCCTCAATGCCGAATATACACTAAAACTATTAAAAAGCTTGTCTGATGGAATTAAACAACAAGCTAAAAAAGGTAAATAA
- a CDS encoding metal-sensitive transcriptional regulator, whose protein sequence is MDHSLDPKLKKRAVHRAKIIKGQLDGLIKAIENEEYCPTLMEQSLSIQRSLKSLDTFLLENHLRTHVKHQMQNNGESEKAVKELIKVYTLSNK, encoded by the coding sequence ATGGATCATTCACTAGACCCGAAACTAAAAAAACGAGCTGTACACAGGGCAAAGATAATTAAAGGACAGTTAGACGGCCTAATTAAGGCTATAGAAAACGAAGAGTATTGCCCTACTCTTATGGAGCAATCTTTATCCATTCAAAGGTCGCTAAAAAGCCTAGATACGTTCTTACTGGAAAATCACTTACGCACCCATGTTAAGCACCAGATGCAAAACAACGGCGAGAGTGAAAAAGCAGTAAAGGAACTAATCAAGGTCTACACCTTATCAAACAAGTAA
- a CDS encoding DUF1573 domain-containing protein encodes MSKQIKIIIAVAVGVLGLGLTLFLNQPTEHEQMQGTGAEHNILQTDTQSYDFGTISMKNGKVKTTFKIKNPTAEALTMSKLYTTCMCTEAKLMVNGATEGPFGMPGHGSIPTFEQKLDPNQEAEIEVEYDPNAHGPSGVGRIERSVIVEGQGGKLATLNIIANVTP; translated from the coding sequence ATGTCTAAGCAAATAAAAATAATTATAGCTGTAGCGGTTGGAGTTCTAGGATTAGGACTTACCTTGTTTTTAAATCAGCCAACTGAGCATGAGCAAATGCAAGGTACTGGTGCTGAGCATAACATCCTTCAAACTGATACCCAATCTTACGACTTTGGTACGATATCGATGAAAAATGGAAAGGTTAAAACCACTTTCAAGATTAAAAATCCGACAGCCGAAGCCTTAACAATGTCTAAGCTATACACCACCTGTATGTGTACTGAAGCGAAGCTTATGGTAAACGGAGCAACGGAAGGTCCATTTGGAATGCCCGGACACGGTTCTATTCCAACCTTTGAACAAAAGCTTGATCCTAATCAGGAAGCAGAAATTGAAGTCGAATATGACCCAAATGCTCACGGCCCATCAGGGGTAGGTCGAATTGAGCGATCTGTCATTGTCGAGGGGCAAGGCGGAAAACTTGCCACGTTAAATATTATCGCTAACGTGACACCATAA
- a CDS encoding DUF305 domain-containing protein, with amino-acid sequence MQEKILYGVVGLLIGVIATWAFANRAVNSHHPGMMNMMGMSQTSEIMDNIDKHFIEQMIPHHADAIAMGHLALEKAEHQEIKNLGQNIIDAQSSEIDQMKNWYQGWFNASVPDVFAGTDHGMGSGMMHGGMMNNESDIESLRSATPFDKAFIEEMIPHHQMAVMMAQMLKSSTTRPEMKQLADNIIEAQNKEIEQMRSWYSQWYK; translated from the coding sequence ATGCAAGAAAAAATATTATACGGAGTAGTGGGTCTACTCATTGGCGTTATTGCCACCTGGGCCTTTGCAAATAGAGCTGTTAACTCTCATCATCCCGGCATGATGAACATGATGGGCATGAGTCAAACCTCAGAAATTATGGATAATATCGACAAACACTTTATCGAACAAATGATTCCTCATCATGCAGATGCCATAGCCATGGGTCATTTGGCTCTTGAAAAGGCCGAGCACCAAGAAATCAAAAACTTAGGGCAAAATATCATTGATGCCCAGAGTTCGGAAATTGACCAAATGAAAAATTGGTACCAAGGCTGGTTCAATGCTTCTGTTCCGGATGTGTTCGCAGGAACAGATCACGGTATGGGTTCAGGAATGATGCATGGAGGCATGATGAATAATGAATCAGACATTGAGAGTCTGAGGTCAGCCACGCCGTTTGATAAGGCTTTCATAGAGGAAATGATACCGCACCACCAAATGGCTGTGATGATGGCGCAGATGCTAAAATCCTCCACTACGCGCCCAGAAATGAAGCAGTTAGCTGATAACATTATTGAAGCTCAAAACAAAGAGATTGAGCAAATGAGAAGCTGGTATAGCCAGTGGTATAAATAA
- a CDS encoding copper-translocating P-type ATPase yields the protein MNHAHEAHGTHDNGHDKHAGHSPEMFRDRFWLSFVLTIPVVLYSHMIQEWVGFTMPEFPGSDWIPFVLGSIIFFYGGTVFLKSALGELKAKLPGMMTLISLAILSAYIYSVATTFFISGTEFFWELATLIVVMLLGHWMEMRSVSNAQGALKELAKLLPDTAELVSGKTIPVSELKIGDVVQVRPGAKVPADGMVTDGKSDVNESMITGESKPVKKALDSEVIAGTVNGSGSLNVKVTKIGESTALAGIMRLVAEAQNSRSRAQILADKAAFYLTIIAIISGVATLIGWLVAGRGLEFAMERTVTVLVIACPHALGLAIPLVTSISTTLGARNGLLIKQRMALESARNIDVVLFDKTGTLTRGEQAVVDVWTSTSITEESLVRLAGSVENFSEHSLGQAIVDYAKSKNISLSPVTEFSAIAGHGVEAKLQGKNIAVGGPRLLQLKQTSVPEDLKTKASGADQDGKTVMYVLEDNKVVGVITVADVIRDESKEAISRLKAEGMKVAMITGDSEGVASYVAKELGLDQYFAEVLPEHKADKVKQLQKDGSKVAMVGDGVNDAPALTQADLGIAVGAGTDVAIESAGIVLVKSNPLDIPKIIKLSKATYTKMGQNLFWATGYNVVAIPLAAGVLAGLGILLAPAIGAVFMSISTIVVAFNAQLLRKLTL from the coding sequence ATGAATCATGCACACGAAGCGCATGGTACCCATGATAATGGTCATGACAAGCACGCTGGTCACTCGCCAGAGATGTTTCGTGACAGATTTTGGCTAAGTTTTGTTCTAACCATTCCAGTAGTTTTATATTCGCATATGATTCAGGAATGGGTAGGCTTCACTATGCCGGAATTTCCGGGTTCCGACTGGATCCCATTTGTCTTAGGAAGCATAATATTTTTTTACGGCGGTACAGTATTCTTGAAAAGTGCTTTAGGGGAACTGAAAGCAAAATTGCCAGGTATGATGACACTCATTTCCTTGGCGATTTTGTCTGCTTATATCTACAGTGTGGCAACAACGTTCTTTATTTCTGGTACCGAGTTCTTTTGGGAACTAGCTACCTTAATCGTCGTAATGTTGCTTGGCCACTGGATGGAAATGCGGTCAGTAAGCAACGCTCAAGGTGCGCTGAAAGAACTGGCTAAGTTGTTGCCTGATACAGCAGAACTTGTGAGTGGAAAAACAATACCAGTATCAGAACTCAAAATTGGCGATGTAGTTCAAGTTCGTCCCGGGGCGAAAGTTCCTGCAGACGGAATGGTGACCGACGGCAAATCAGACGTGAATGAATCTATGATCACTGGTGAGTCTAAGCCAGTTAAAAAAGCACTTGATTCAGAAGTGATCGCGGGTACTGTGAATGGCTCTGGTAGTTTAAATGTCAAAGTGACTAAAATCGGTGAATCAACAGCGTTGGCAGGAATCATGAGGCTTGTTGCAGAAGCTCAGAATTCAAGATCAAGGGCGCAGATCCTTGCTGATAAAGCCGCTTTCTATTTAACAATCATTGCGATTATTTCAGGCGTAGCAACACTCATCGGCTGGCTTGTTGCAGGGCGAGGCTTGGAATTTGCTATGGAAAGAACAGTTACTGTGCTAGTTATTGCATGTCCTCACGCATTAGGATTAGCCATACCACTAGTGACTTCAATATCCACCACGCTGGGAGCAAGAAACGGCTTATTGATTAAGCAACGGATGGCTTTAGAATCTGCAAGAAATATTGATGTAGTGTTGTTTGATAAAACCGGAACACTAACCAGGGGTGAACAAGCAGTAGTTGATGTATGGACTTCTACGAGTATTACTGAAGAATCGCTTGTGCGTTTAGCTGGTTCAGTTGAAAATTTTAGTGAACATAGCTTAGGACAAGCCATCGTCGATTATGCAAAATCAAAAAATATTTCTTTGTCACCAGTAACAGAGTTTAGCGCAATAGCTGGACATGGCGTTGAAGCTAAGCTACAAGGCAAAAATATTGCCGTAGGCGGGCCACGACTACTTCAGTTAAAGCAAACATCAGTTCCCGAAGATTTAAAGACTAAGGCTTCCGGGGCTGATCAAGACGGCAAGACTGTTATGTATGTACTGGAGGACAATAAAGTAGTTGGAGTAATTACGGTTGCCGATGTTATTCGAGACGAATCCAAAGAAGCAATTAGTAGGCTTAAGGCTGAAGGAATGAAAGTTGCGATGATCACTGGCGATTCCGAAGGAGTAGCTTCATATGTAGCTAAAGAATTAGGACTGGATCAGTATTTTGCTGAAGTTCTTCCAGAACATAAGGCCGACAAGGTTAAGCAACTACAAAAGGACGGCAGTAAGGTTGCCATGGTTGGTGACGGTGTAAACGACGCGCCTGCACTTACCCAAGCTGATTTAGGAATCGCAGTTGGAGCTGGTACGGACGTAGCTATTGAATCAGCAGGCATTGTTCTGGTCAAAAGCAATCCATTAGATATTCCAAAGATTATAAAGCTATCTAAAGCAACATACACCAAAATGGGGCAAAATCTATTTTGGGCTACAGGTTATAATGTAGTTGCTATCCCTCTGGCCGCAGGTGTGTTGGCAGGACTCGGCATATTGCTAGCTCCTGCGATAGGCGCAGTGTTTATGTCTATCAGTACGATAGTCGTTGCTTTTAACGCCCAATTATTAAGAAAGCTTACATTATAA